One Branchiostoma floridae strain S238N-H82 chromosome 15, Bfl_VNyyK, whole genome shotgun sequence DNA window includes the following coding sequences:
- the LOC118432439 gene encoding volume-regulated anion channel subunit LRRC8E-like isoform X1 — MSFVEKPVERAVAIKALKPWWDVAIDYILIGFFVVGIVCTLKAMMGHEILCFPDLQGNNTYQGGFVSREEAIQYYSVPMSDFVRSSCHATLPIYLQYFLYIVLVEKLSMFVINTFWLNFPHIISGVIRFYTLVLETSHLRPAIDLRIREFQRQDEVLQEAESPRDNNPHSTSAPEVKVREHTYEDAQITQFCETIIRYEEGFRYSRICLGYLIKSLLLATLCGCILSYSLPHYWVFPHMFHCSLPMLKDVGFSEFQCADDIGTLFFISFVLTRIWICLIGFFALFGAVFCSKSLIRSMRKEDSADMDFLCRLFELQNRAALGSFKAMINSAIKIKSYLLPTTPGHIEFSKNGKERNSITIVWGKATGAEEYELQVRRITTGVQAKRKSLFKSREKPDAKVVHMVFQPNTADVLGLKEGEYKLTLLAKNAFGTCLEPRSATMQYFADGTRPEIRNAPLATENYHKSAMDLLVETTC, encoded by the exons ATGTCGTTTGTTGAGAAGCCCGTGGAAAGGGCCGTGGCCATCAAGGCCCTGAAGCCCTGGTGGGACGTCGCCATTGACTACATCCTCATCGGCTTCTTCGTGGTGGGGATCGTCTGCACGCTGAAGGCCATGATGGGACACGAGATCCTCTGCTTCCCGGACTTACAGGGCAACAACACTTACCAAGG CGG TTTCGTCTCGCGGGAAGAGGCTATCCAGTACTACAGCGTGCCCATGAGTGACTTCGTGCGGTCCTCCTGCCACGCCACCCTGCCCATCTACCTACAGTACTTCCTCTACATCGTGCTGGTGGAGAAACTCTCCATGTTCGTTATCAACACGTTCTGGCTCAACTTCCCGCACATCA TTTCCGGGGTGATCCGTTTCTACACGCTGGTGCTGGAGACTTCTCACCTCCGTCCGGCCATCGACCTGCGTATCCGTGAGTTCCAGCGGCAGGACGAGGTACTGCAGGAGGCCGAGAGCCCGCGCGACAACAACCCGCATAGCACCTCTGCTCCGGAG GTTAAGGTGCGAGAACACACCTATGAAGACGCCCAGATAACTCAGTTCTGTGAGACCATCATCCGTTACGAGGAGGGCTTCCGCTACTCGCGCATCTGCCTGGGTTACCTGATCAAGTCGCTCCTGCTGGCGACCCTGTGCGGGTGTATCCTGTCCTACAGCCTGCCGCACTACTGGGTCTTCCCGCACATGTTCCACTGCAGTCTGCCCATGCTCAAGGACGTCGGCTTCAGCGAGTTCCAGTGCGCTG ACGACATCGGGACGCTGTTCTTTATCTCGTTCGTGCTGACCCGTATCTGGATCTGCCTCATCGGGTTCTTCGCTCTCTTCGGAGCCGTCTTTTGCTCCAAGAGCCTCATCCG CTCTATGCGCAAGGAGGACAGTGCCGACATGGACTTCCTGTGCCGCCTGTTTGAGCTCCAGAACCGTGCCGCTCTGGGCTCTTTCAAGGCCATGATCAACTCCGCCATCAAGATCAAGAGCTATCTCC TGCCCACCACTCCAGGCCATATCGAGTTTTCGAAGAACGGGAAGGAACGCAACTCCATCACCATCGTCTGGGGGAAGGCCACTGGCGCGGAGGAATACGAACTGCAGGTTCGCCGCATCACCACCGGTGTGCAAGCAAAG CGTAAATCACTTTTCAAATCACGAGAGAAGCCTGACGCTAAG GTTGTGCACATGGTCTTCCAACCCAACACCGCTGACGTGCTGGGGCTGAAGGAAGGGGAGTACAAGCTGACGCTGCTGGCCAAGAACGCCTTCGGGACCTGCCTGGAGCCACGCTCCGCCACCATGCAGTACTTCGCCGACGGGACCCGCCCGGAGATCCGCAACGCCCCCCTCGCCACGGAGAACTACCACAAATCCGCTATG GACCTTCTGGTAGAGACCACGTGCTAA
- the LOC118432439 gene encoding volume-regulated anion channel subunit LRRC8E-like isoform X3, translated as MSFVEKPVERAVAIKALKPWWDVAIDYILIGFFVVGIVCTLKAMMGHEILCFPDLQGNNTYQGGFVSREEAIQYYSVPMSDFVRSSCHATLPIYLQYFLYIVLVEKLSMFVINTFWLNFPHIISGVIRFYTLVLETSHLRPAIDLRIREFQRQDEVLQEAESPRDNNPHSTSAPEVKVREHTYEDAQITQFCETIIRYEEGFRYSRICLGYLIKSLLLATLCGCILSYSLPHYWVFPHMFHCSLPMLKDVGFSEFQCADDIGTLFFISFVLTRIWICLIGFFALFGAVFCSKSLIRSMRKEDSADMDFLCRLFELQNRAALGSFKAMINSAIKIKSYLLPTTPGHIEFSKNGKERNSITIVWGKATGAEEYELQVRRITTGVQAKRKSLFKSREKPDAKVVHMVFQPNTADVLGLKEGEYKLTLLAKNAFGTCLEPRSATMQYFADGTRPEIRNAPLATENYHKSAMV; from the exons ATGTCGTTTGTTGAGAAGCCCGTGGAAAGGGCCGTGGCCATCAAGGCCCTGAAGCCCTGGTGGGACGTCGCCATTGACTACATCCTCATCGGCTTCTTCGTGGTGGGGATCGTCTGCACGCTGAAGGCCATGATGGGACACGAGATCCTCTGCTTCCCGGACTTACAGGGCAACAACACTTACCAAGG CGG TTTCGTCTCGCGGGAAGAGGCTATCCAGTACTACAGCGTGCCCATGAGTGACTTCGTGCGGTCCTCCTGCCACGCCACCCTGCCCATCTACCTACAGTACTTCCTCTACATCGTGCTGGTGGAGAAACTCTCCATGTTCGTTATCAACACGTTCTGGCTCAACTTCCCGCACATCA TTTCCGGGGTGATCCGTTTCTACACGCTGGTGCTGGAGACTTCTCACCTCCGTCCGGCCATCGACCTGCGTATCCGTGAGTTCCAGCGGCAGGACGAGGTACTGCAGGAGGCCGAGAGCCCGCGCGACAACAACCCGCATAGCACCTCTGCTCCGGAG GTTAAGGTGCGAGAACACACCTATGAAGACGCCCAGATAACTCAGTTCTGTGAGACCATCATCCGTTACGAGGAGGGCTTCCGCTACTCGCGCATCTGCCTGGGTTACCTGATCAAGTCGCTCCTGCTGGCGACCCTGTGCGGGTGTATCCTGTCCTACAGCCTGCCGCACTACTGGGTCTTCCCGCACATGTTCCACTGCAGTCTGCCCATGCTCAAGGACGTCGGCTTCAGCGAGTTCCAGTGCGCTG ACGACATCGGGACGCTGTTCTTTATCTCGTTCGTGCTGACCCGTATCTGGATCTGCCTCATCGGGTTCTTCGCTCTCTTCGGAGCCGTCTTTTGCTCCAAGAGCCTCATCCG CTCTATGCGCAAGGAGGACAGTGCCGACATGGACTTCCTGTGCCGCCTGTTTGAGCTCCAGAACCGTGCCGCTCTGGGCTCTTTCAAGGCCATGATCAACTCCGCCATCAAGATCAAGAGCTATCTCC TGCCCACCACTCCAGGCCATATCGAGTTTTCGAAGAACGGGAAGGAACGCAACTCCATCACCATCGTCTGGGGGAAGGCCACTGGCGCGGAGGAATACGAACTGCAGGTTCGCCGCATCACCACCGGTGTGCAAGCAAAG CGTAAATCACTTTTCAAATCACGAGAGAAGCCTGACGCTAAG GTTGTGCACATGGTCTTCCAACCCAACACCGCTGACGTGCTGGGGCTGAAGGAAGGGGAGTACAAGCTGACGCTGCTGGCCAAGAACGCCTTCGGGACCTGCCTGGAGCCACGCTCCGCCACCATGCAGTACTTCGCCGACGGGACCCGCCCGGAGATCCGCAACGCCCCCCTCGCCACGGAGAACTACCACAAATCCGCTATGGTGTAG
- the LOC118432439 gene encoding volume-regulated anion channel subunit LRRC8E-like isoform X4: MSFVEKPVERAVAIKALKPWWDVAIDYILIGFFVVGIVCTLKAMMGHEILCFPDLQGNNTYQGGFVSREEAIQYYSVPMSDFVRSSCHATLPIYLQYFLYIVLVEKLSMFVINTFWLNFPHIISGVIRFYTLVLETSHLRPAIDLRIREFQRQDEVLQEAESPRDNNPHSTSAPEVKVREHTYEDAQITQFCETIIRYEEGFRYSRICLGYLIKSLLLATLCGCILSYSLPHYWVFPHMFHCSLPMLKDVGFSEFQCADDIGTLFFISFVLTRIWICLIGFFALFGAVFCSKSLIRSMRKEDSADMDFLCRLFELQNRAALGSFKAMINSAIKIKSYLLPTTPGHIEFSKNGKERNSITIVWGKATGAEEYELQVRRITTGVQAKVVHMVFQPNTADVLGLKEGEYKLTLLAKNAFGTCLEPRSATMQYFADGTRPEIRNAPLATENYHKSAMDLLVETTC, encoded by the exons ATGTCGTTTGTTGAGAAGCCCGTGGAAAGGGCCGTGGCCATCAAGGCCCTGAAGCCCTGGTGGGACGTCGCCATTGACTACATCCTCATCGGCTTCTTCGTGGTGGGGATCGTCTGCACGCTGAAGGCCATGATGGGACACGAGATCCTCTGCTTCCCGGACTTACAGGGCAACAACACTTACCAAGG CGG TTTCGTCTCGCGGGAAGAGGCTATCCAGTACTACAGCGTGCCCATGAGTGACTTCGTGCGGTCCTCCTGCCACGCCACCCTGCCCATCTACCTACAGTACTTCCTCTACATCGTGCTGGTGGAGAAACTCTCCATGTTCGTTATCAACACGTTCTGGCTCAACTTCCCGCACATCA TTTCCGGGGTGATCCGTTTCTACACGCTGGTGCTGGAGACTTCTCACCTCCGTCCGGCCATCGACCTGCGTATCCGTGAGTTCCAGCGGCAGGACGAGGTACTGCAGGAGGCCGAGAGCCCGCGCGACAACAACCCGCATAGCACCTCTGCTCCGGAG GTTAAGGTGCGAGAACACACCTATGAAGACGCCCAGATAACTCAGTTCTGTGAGACCATCATCCGTTACGAGGAGGGCTTCCGCTACTCGCGCATCTGCCTGGGTTACCTGATCAAGTCGCTCCTGCTGGCGACCCTGTGCGGGTGTATCCTGTCCTACAGCCTGCCGCACTACTGGGTCTTCCCGCACATGTTCCACTGCAGTCTGCCCATGCTCAAGGACGTCGGCTTCAGCGAGTTCCAGTGCGCTG ACGACATCGGGACGCTGTTCTTTATCTCGTTCGTGCTGACCCGTATCTGGATCTGCCTCATCGGGTTCTTCGCTCTCTTCGGAGCCGTCTTTTGCTCCAAGAGCCTCATCCG CTCTATGCGCAAGGAGGACAGTGCCGACATGGACTTCCTGTGCCGCCTGTTTGAGCTCCAGAACCGTGCCGCTCTGGGCTCTTTCAAGGCCATGATCAACTCCGCCATCAAGATCAAGAGCTATCTCC TGCCCACCACTCCAGGCCATATCGAGTTTTCGAAGAACGGGAAGGAACGCAACTCCATCACCATCGTCTGGGGGAAGGCCACTGGCGCGGAGGAATACGAACTGCAGGTTCGCCGCATCACCACCGGTGTGCAAGCAAAG GTTGTGCACATGGTCTTCCAACCCAACACCGCTGACGTGCTGGGGCTGAAGGAAGGGGAGTACAAGCTGACGCTGCTGGCCAAGAACGCCTTCGGGACCTGCCTGGAGCCACGCTCCGCCACCATGCAGTACTTCGCCGACGGGACCCGCCCGGAGATCCGCAACGCCCCCCTCGCCACGGAGAACTACCACAAATCCGCTATG GACCTTCTGGTAGAGACCACGTGCTAA
- the LOC118432439 gene encoding volume-regulated anion channel subunit LRRC8E-like isoform X2, protein MSFVEKPVERAVAIKALKPWWDVAIDYILIGFFVVGIVCTLKAMMGHEILCFPDLQGNNTYQGFVSREEAIQYYSVPMSDFVRSSCHATLPIYLQYFLYIVLVEKLSMFVINTFWLNFPHIISGVIRFYTLVLETSHLRPAIDLRIREFQRQDEVLQEAESPRDNNPHSTSAPEVKVREHTYEDAQITQFCETIIRYEEGFRYSRICLGYLIKSLLLATLCGCILSYSLPHYWVFPHMFHCSLPMLKDVGFSEFQCADDIGTLFFISFVLTRIWICLIGFFALFGAVFCSKSLIRSMRKEDSADMDFLCRLFELQNRAALGSFKAMINSAIKIKSYLLPTTPGHIEFSKNGKERNSITIVWGKATGAEEYELQVRRITTGVQAKRKSLFKSREKPDAKVVHMVFQPNTADVLGLKEGEYKLTLLAKNAFGTCLEPRSATMQYFADGTRPEIRNAPLATENYHKSAMDLLVETTC, encoded by the exons ATGTCGTTTGTTGAGAAGCCCGTGGAAAGGGCCGTGGCCATCAAGGCCCTGAAGCCCTGGTGGGACGTCGCCATTGACTACATCCTCATCGGCTTCTTCGTGGTGGGGATCGTCTGCACGCTGAAGGCCATGATGGGACACGAGATCCTCTGCTTCCCGGACTTACAGGGCAACAACACTTACCAAGG TTTCGTCTCGCGGGAAGAGGCTATCCAGTACTACAGCGTGCCCATGAGTGACTTCGTGCGGTCCTCCTGCCACGCCACCCTGCCCATCTACCTACAGTACTTCCTCTACATCGTGCTGGTGGAGAAACTCTCCATGTTCGTTATCAACACGTTCTGGCTCAACTTCCCGCACATCA TTTCCGGGGTGATCCGTTTCTACACGCTGGTGCTGGAGACTTCTCACCTCCGTCCGGCCATCGACCTGCGTATCCGTGAGTTCCAGCGGCAGGACGAGGTACTGCAGGAGGCCGAGAGCCCGCGCGACAACAACCCGCATAGCACCTCTGCTCCGGAG GTTAAGGTGCGAGAACACACCTATGAAGACGCCCAGATAACTCAGTTCTGTGAGACCATCATCCGTTACGAGGAGGGCTTCCGCTACTCGCGCATCTGCCTGGGTTACCTGATCAAGTCGCTCCTGCTGGCGACCCTGTGCGGGTGTATCCTGTCCTACAGCCTGCCGCACTACTGGGTCTTCCCGCACATGTTCCACTGCAGTCTGCCCATGCTCAAGGACGTCGGCTTCAGCGAGTTCCAGTGCGCTG ACGACATCGGGACGCTGTTCTTTATCTCGTTCGTGCTGACCCGTATCTGGATCTGCCTCATCGGGTTCTTCGCTCTCTTCGGAGCCGTCTTTTGCTCCAAGAGCCTCATCCG CTCTATGCGCAAGGAGGACAGTGCCGACATGGACTTCCTGTGCCGCCTGTTTGAGCTCCAGAACCGTGCCGCTCTGGGCTCTTTCAAGGCCATGATCAACTCCGCCATCAAGATCAAGAGCTATCTCC TGCCCACCACTCCAGGCCATATCGAGTTTTCGAAGAACGGGAAGGAACGCAACTCCATCACCATCGTCTGGGGGAAGGCCACTGGCGCGGAGGAATACGAACTGCAGGTTCGCCGCATCACCACCGGTGTGCAAGCAAAG CGTAAATCACTTTTCAAATCACGAGAGAAGCCTGACGCTAAG GTTGTGCACATGGTCTTCCAACCCAACACCGCTGACGTGCTGGGGCTGAAGGAAGGGGAGTACAAGCTGACGCTGCTGGCCAAGAACGCCTTCGGGACCTGCCTGGAGCCACGCTCCGCCACCATGCAGTACTTCGCCGACGGGACCCGCCCGGAGATCCGCAACGCCCCCCTCGCCACGGAGAACTACCACAAATCCGCTATG GACCTTCTGGTAGAGACCACGTGCTAA